One Bradyrhizobium sp. CCGB12 genomic window carries:
- a CDS encoding extracellular solute-binding protein codes for MAITRRDLLLTGTAAAALPALGSSLGSPGGVSLIGAARAQSATELPWRHALSLFGDIKYPADFKRFDYVNPEAPKGGVARLISIGTFDNFNLAVSGIKGSLAPAAAMIYETLMTRALDEVATEYGELAEAAQHPDDFSWVIYRLRKEARWHDGKPVTPEDVIFSLETFKQQSPMYASYYRHVTKAEKVGEREVKFSFDGPGNRELPTIVGELTVLPKHWWEGTDAQGRKRDVGVTTLEIPLGSGPYRIKEFVAGRSVKLERVKDHWGASLPSQIGTNNFDELRFEFFRDNIVALEAFKADQADWIAENSAKQWATAYDFPAVAEKRVIKEEFPINDSGRMQAFVVNNRRPQFKDARVRRAFNYAFDFEEMNKQLFFGQYKRINSYFEGTELAATGLPEGEELQILETVKDKVPPEVFTTPYQNPVGGTSEAVRANLREAAKLLKEAGFEVRDHKLVDASGKVLTVEILVQDPSSERIALFYKPSLERIGVNASVRTVDDAQYQNRLRSFDFDMIIDQWGESLSPGNEQREYWSSQTADVPGARNTIGIKNPAVDALIEKVIFAKNRAGLVAATRALDRVLLWNFYVVPQFTYSFSRYARWDRFSHAEPMAKYGRSGLPTLWWYDAEKAARIGKRS; via the coding sequence TTGGCCATTACCCGACGCGATCTCCTGCTCACCGGCACTGCGGCCGCAGCGCTTCCCGCCCTCGGTTCCTCCCTTGGTTCCCCAGGCGGCGTTTCCCTCATCGGCGCGGCGCGCGCGCAATCCGCGACCGAGCTGCCCTGGCGCCATGCGCTGTCGCTGTTCGGGGACATCAAGTACCCCGCCGATTTCAAGCGCTTCGACTACGTCAATCCAGAAGCGCCCAAGGGCGGCGTTGCCCGCCTGATCTCGATCGGCACCTTCGACAATTTCAATCTCGCGGTCTCCGGCATCAAGGGCTCCCTCGCTCCGGCCGCGGCGATGATCTACGAAACGCTGATGACGCGGGCGCTGGACGAGGTGGCGACCGAGTACGGCGAGCTAGCCGAGGCTGCACAGCATCCGGATGATTTTTCCTGGGTGATCTATCGCTTGCGCAAGGAAGCCCGCTGGCATGACGGCAAGCCGGTGACGCCCGAGGACGTCATCTTCTCGCTGGAGACGTTCAAACAGCAGAGTCCGATGTACGCGTCCTACTATCGCCACGTGACCAAGGCGGAGAAGGTCGGCGAGCGCGAGGTCAAGTTCAGCTTTGACGGACCGGGCAACCGCGAATTACCGACCATCGTCGGTGAACTGACCGTGCTGCCGAAACATTGGTGGGAAGGCACCGATGCGCAAGGCCGCAAGCGCGACGTCGGCGTGACCACGCTGGAGATCCCGCTCGGTTCAGGGCCGTACCGGATCAAGGAGTTCGTGGCGGGGCGTTCGGTCAAGCTCGAGCGGGTGAAGGATCACTGGGGTGCCAGTCTCCCGAGCCAGATCGGCACCAACAATTTCGACGAGCTGCGCTTCGAGTTCTTCCGCGACAACATCGTGGCGCTGGAAGCCTTCAAGGCCGACCAGGCCGACTGGATCGCGGAAAACTCCGCCAAGCAGTGGGCAACGGCCTACGACTTCCCCGCGGTCGCGGAGAAGCGGGTGATCAAGGAAGAATTTCCAATCAACGATTCAGGCCGCATGCAGGCCTTCGTGGTCAACAACAGGCGTCCCCAGTTCAAGGACGCGCGGGTGCGGCGCGCCTTCAACTATGCTTTCGACTTCGAGGAGATGAACAAGCAGCTCTTCTTCGGTCAGTACAAGCGCATCAACAGCTATTTCGAAGGCACGGAACTCGCCGCGACCGGTCTGCCCGAGGGGGAGGAATTGCAGATCCTCGAAACCGTAAAGGACAAGGTGCCGCCGGAAGTCTTCACCACGCCTTACCAGAATCCAGTCGGCGGCACTTCTGAAGCGGTCCGCGCCAATCTGCGCGAAGCGGCAAAGCTACTGAAAGAGGCTGGTTTCGAAGTGCGTGACCACAAGCTGGTGGACGCCTCGGGCAAGGTCCTGACGGTCGAAATCCTGGTGCAAGATCCCTCGTCCGAGCGCATAGCGCTGTTCTACAAGCCGTCACTGGAGCGGATCGGCGTCAATGCGTCGGTTCGCACGGTCGATGATGCCCAGTACCAAAACCGGCTACGCAGCTTCGACTTCGACATGATCATCGACCAGTGGGGCGAATCGCTGTCGCCGGGCAACGAGCAGCGTGAGTATTGGAGCTCGCAGACGGCCGACGTGCCCGGCGCGCGCAACACCATCGGCATCAAGAACCCTGCCGTGGATGCCTTGATCGAGAAGGTGATCTTCGCGAAGAATCGCGCCGGCCTCGTCGCTGCGACGCGCGCGCTCGATCGCGTGCTGCTCTGGAATTTCTACGTGGTGCCTCAGTTCACCTATTCGTTCTCGCGTTATGCCCGGTGGGACCGCTTCAGTCATGCCGAACCGATGGCGAAATACGGCCGGTCCGGGCTGCCGACGTTGTGGTGGTACGACGCGGAAAAGGCCGCGCGCATCGGAAAACGCTCTTGA
- a CDS encoding cytochrome c family protein yields MDSFELNKILGAVLGTCLFLLVTSFTAQALFSPKMPEKPGFEIAVKEDAGHGKEGAAAAAPSEPIEKLLQTASVEKGAAAAKKCGACHTFEKGGPNRVGPNLYGVVGEPKGQGRGGFNFSAAMKGKGGDWTFDDLNKFIANPKGFVPGTAMGFAGIPKDSERADVIAYLNSLSEHPQPLPTASK; encoded by the coding sequence ATGGACTCTTTCGAACTCAACAAGATTCTCGGTGCCGTGCTCGGCACATGTCTCTTTCTGCTGGTGACGAGCTTCACCGCCCAGGCTCTGTTCTCGCCCAAAATGCCGGAAAAGCCGGGCTTCGAGATCGCGGTGAAGGAAGATGCCGGTCACGGCAAGGAAGGCGCCGCTGCGGCCGCACCGTCCGAGCCGATCGAGAAGCTGCTCCAGACCGCCTCCGTCGAGAAGGGTGCGGCGGCCGCCAAGAAGTGCGGCGCCTGTCATACCTTCGAGAAGGGCGGCCCGAATCGAGTCGGCCCGAACCTCTATGGCGTCGTCGGCGAGCCGAAGGGCCAAGGCCGTGGTGGCTTCAACTTCTCGGCCGCGATGAAGGGCAAGGGTGGCGACTGGACGTTCGACGACCTCAACAAGTTCATCGCCAATCCGAAGGGCTTCGTTCCCGGCACGGCCATGGGCTTCGCCGGTATTCCCAAGGACTCCGAGCGTGCCGACGTCATCGCCTATCTGAACTCGCTGTCGGAGCATCCTCAGCCGCTACCGACGGCGTCGAAGTAA
- a CDS encoding 3-deoxy-manno-octulosonate cytidylyltransferase gives MIDPRILVLIPARMAATRLPGKPLADIAGLPMIVHVLRRAEAAAIGRVAVATDTDEIASVVTAHGGEAVMTRSDHPSGSDRIHEAMQKLDPEGRVEIVINLQGDFPTITPQTIREVLPPFDDPAVDIVTLASQIHTEEEDLAPSVVKAIGSPIGPRRLRALYFTRATAPYGNGPRYHHIGLYAYRRAALDRFVALPPSPLERQESLEQLRAVEAGMRIDIMIVDSVPRGVDTPPDLETARSILSKS, from the coding sequence ATGATCGATCCCCGCATCCTGGTGCTGATCCCGGCCCGCATGGCCGCCACCCGCCTGCCCGGCAAGCCGCTCGCCGATATCGCGGGCCTGCCAATGATCGTGCATGTGCTGCGTCGCGCGGAGGCCGCTGCAATCGGCCGGGTCGCGGTCGCAACCGATACGGACGAGATCGCATCCGTGGTGACCGCCCATGGCGGCGAGGCCGTGATGACCCGCTCCGACCACCCGTCCGGCTCGGACCGCATCCACGAGGCCATGCAGAAGCTCGACCCGGAAGGCAGGGTCGAGATCGTGATCAATCTCCAGGGCGATTTTCCGACGATCACGCCGCAGACCATCCGCGAGGTGCTGCCGCCCTTCGACGACCCCGCCGTCGACATCGTGACTCTGGCCTCGCAGATCCACACCGAGGAGGAGGACCTCGCCCCAAGCGTCGTGAAGGCCATTGGCTCGCCGATCGGGCCGCGGCGGCTGCGGGCACTTTATTTCACCCGCGCCACGGCTCCCTATGGCAACGGACCGCGTTACCATCACATCGGCCTTTATGCCTACCGCCGCGCGGCGCTGGACCGGTTCGTGGCGCTGCCGCCTTCGCCTCTGGAACGTCAGGAGAGCCTGGAGCAGCTCCGAGCGGTGGAAGCCGGCATGCGCATCGACATCATGATCGTCGACAGCGTGCCCCGCGGCGTCGACACGCCGCCCGATCTCGAAACCGCACGCAGCATCCTTTCCAAATCCTGA
- a CDS encoding prephenate dehydratase — MSKMKIAFQGEPGANSHIAIVEAYPDAEPMPCATFEDALSAISSGEAGLGMIPIENSVAGRVADIHHLLPASGLFIVGEWFLPVRHQLMAVKGTRLEDIKSVESHVHALGQCRRIIRKLGIKPIVHADTAGSARDISERNDKSVAAIASRLAAKIYGLDILAEDIEDEAHNTTRFVVLAREPKWANQGTSPLVTTFVFRVRNLPAALYKALGGFATNGVNMTKLESYMVDGNFFATQFYADVDGHPDDKGLAFAIEELKFFSREFRIVGVYPGHPFRATFSETQD; from the coding sequence ATGAGCAAGATGAAGATCGCATTCCAGGGCGAGCCCGGAGCCAATTCCCATATCGCCATCGTCGAGGCCTATCCCGACGCCGAGCCGATGCCCTGCGCCACCTTCGAGGACGCGCTGTCGGCGATCTCGTCGGGCGAGGCCGGTCTCGGCATGATCCCGATCGAGAATTCGGTCGCGGGCCGCGTCGCCGACATCCATCACCTTCTGCCGGCCTCCGGCCTCTTCATCGTCGGCGAATGGTTTCTGCCGGTCCGGCATCAGCTGATGGCGGTGAAGGGCACCAGGCTCGAGGACATCAAGAGCGTGGAGAGCCATGTGCATGCGCTCGGCCAGTGCCGGCGCATCATCCGCAAGCTTGGCATCAAGCCGATCGTGCATGCCGACACCGCCGGCAGCGCCCGCGACATCTCCGAGCGCAACGACAAGTCCGTCGCCGCGATCGCCTCGCGCCTGGCCGCAAAGATCTACGGCCTCGACATCCTTGCGGAGGACATCGAGGACGAGGCCCACAACACCACGCGCTTCGTGGTGCTGGCGCGCGAGCCGAAATGGGCAAATCAAGGCACGAGCCCGCTGGTCACGACGTTCGTCTTCCGAGTGCGCAATCTGCCCGCCGCGCTCTACAAGGCGCTGGGCGGCTTTGCCACCAACGGCGTCAACATGACCAAGCTCGAGAGCTACATGGTCGACGGCAATTTCTTCGCCACGCAGTTTTATGCCGATGTCGACGGCCACCCCGATGACAAAGGTCTCGCCTTCGCAATCGAGGAGCTGAAATTCTTCTCGCGCGAATTCCGCATCGTCGGCGTGTATCCCGGCCATCCGTTCCGGGCGACGTTCAGCGAGACACAGGATTGA
- a CDS encoding IS630 family transposase (programmed frameshift) produces the protein MTRPLSLDLRERVVAAVLAGESCRSVAERFGVAVSSVVKWSQRQRATGSVVPGKMGGHRKPVLDPHRAFIVERITQTPHLTLHGLKAELAARGVKVSHNAVWLFLRREGLRFKKTLFALEQARADVSRRRQRWRSWQAGLDPGRLVFIDETWIKTNMAPLRGWGPKGARLRGFAPHGHWRTLTFLGALRHDQLTAPCVFDGPINGECFRAYVKHLLLPTLREGDIVILDNLGSHKSKAVRQMIQAAGARLWYLPPYSPDLNPIEQAFSKIKHWMRQAQKRTIEDTWRHIGHLVHDIQPRECANYFANAGYASVKM, from the exons ATGACCCGACCTCTTTCCCTGGATCTTCGCGAGCGTGTGGTGGCTGCGGTTTTGGCGGGCGAGAGCTGCCGGTCTGTGGCGGAACGGTTTGGTGTTGCGGTCTCGTCGGTTGTGAAGTGGTCACAGCGGCAGCGGGCGACCGGCTCGGTTGTGCCTGGCAAGATGGGCGGTCACCGCAAGCCTGTGCTCGATCCGCACCGCGCCTTCATCGTCGAGCGGATCACTCAAACGCCGCACCTGACGCTGCATGGTCTGAAGGCGGAACTGGCAGCCCGTGGGGTCAAGGTCTCACACAACGCGGTCTGGCTGTTCCTGCGCCGGGAAGGGCTGCGGTTC AAAAAAACACTGTTCGCCCTCGAACAGGCTCGCGCCGACGTCTCGCGTAGGCGCCAGCGTTGGCGATCCTGGCAGGCCGGACTTGATCCGGGCCGGCTCGTCTTCATCGATGAGACCTGGATCAAGACCAACATGGCCCCTTTGCGGGGCTGGGGCCCCAAAGGGGCACGCCTGCGCGGCTTCGCCCCACACGGTCACTGGCGTACCCTCACATTCCTCGGCGCGCTCCGCCATGACCAACTCACGGCACCCTGCGTCTTCGACGGCCCGATCAACGGCGAATGCTTCCGCGCTTATGTGAAGCACCTTCTCCTGCCAACCCTGCGCGAAGGCGACATCGTCATTCTCGACAATCTCGGAAGCCACAAGTCCAAAGCTGTCAGGCAGATGATCCAGGCTGCTGGCGCCAGGCTCTGGTACCTGCCGCCATACTCGCCCGACCTCAACCCGATCGAACAGGCCTTCTCCAAGATCAAACACTGGATGCGGCAAGCTCAGAAGCGCACCATCGAGGACACTTGGCGCCACATCGGTCACCTCGTCCACGACATCCAGCCTCGCGAATGCGCCAACTACTTCGCCAACGCCGGTTACGCTTCAGTCAAAATGTGA
- a CDS encoding LLM class flavin-dependent oxidoreductase produces MIPLSVLDLSVVTTGTKPAAALRNSIDLARHVDGLGYVRYWLAEHHNLASVASPAPDVMIGQIAAVTKRIRVGSGGVMLPNHAPLVVAERFKMLEALFPGRIDLGLGRAPGTDGATAYALRSRLDRREGDDFLERLHELILWETREFPSGHPYHNVVAMPDDTRLPPIWLLGSSDYSSELAAQVGMGFAFAHHFASHDAIDAMVHYRNRFQPSAWRERPHAILAVAAIAADTDEEAERLASSFDLNRLRRDRGQYLPLPSVEEALAYPYTDSERVSILRNRSRLFVGSPATVQKKLQPLIYASKPDELMVITAVYDHEARKKSYSLLAQAFGLRVAA; encoded by the coding sequence ATGATCCCGCTCTCAGTCCTCGACCTCTCGGTCGTCACCACGGGTACCAAGCCCGCCGCGGCACTGCGCAACAGCATTGATCTGGCGCGCCACGTCGACGGCCTCGGCTATGTCCGCTACTGGCTCGCCGAGCATCACAACCTCGCGTCCGTCGCGAGCCCCGCGCCCGATGTGATGATCGGGCAGATCGCGGCGGTGACGAAGCGCATCCGGGTCGGCTCCGGCGGCGTGATGCTGCCCAATCACGCGCCGCTGGTGGTGGCCGAGCGCTTCAAGATGCTGGAGGCGCTATTTCCCGGCCGCATCGACCTTGGTCTCGGCCGCGCCCCCGGCACCGACGGCGCCACCGCCTACGCGCTGCGCAGCCGGCTCGATCGTCGCGAAGGCGACGATTTCCTGGAGCGGCTGCACGAATTGATCTTGTGGGAGACCCGCGAATTCCCCTCGGGCCATCCCTACCACAACGTCGTTGCCATGCCCGACGACACCAGGCTGCCGCCGATCTGGCTGCTCGGCTCGAGCGACTATTCCTCAGAGCTCGCCGCGCAGGTCGGCATGGGCTTCGCCTTCGCTCATCATTTCGCCTCCCACGATGCGATCGATGCGATGGTGCATTACCGTAACCGCTTCCAGCCCTCGGCCTGGCGCGAAAGGCCGCATGCGATCCTCGCGGTCGCGGCCATCGCGGCCGACACCGACGAGGAGGCCGAAAGGCTCGCCAGCTCCTTCGACCTCAACCGCCTTCGCCGCGACCGCGGTCAATATCTGCCGCTGCCGAGCGTCGAGGAAGCGCTGGCCTATCCCTATACGGATTCCGAACGTGTCTCGATCCTCCGCAACCGCTCGCGCCTGTTCGTCGGCAGCCCGGCAACCGTGCAGAAGAAGCTTCAGCCGCTGATCTATGCGAGCAAACCGGACGAGCTGATGGTGATCACCGCCGTGTATGACCACGAGGCGCGGAAGAAGTCCTACTCGCTGCTGGCGCAGGCGTTCGGGCTTAGAGTGGCGGCGTAG
- the metF gene encoding methylenetetrahydrofolate reductase [NAD(P)H], producing MTDVTTPATADGHLKRPAISFEFFPPKTEEMERNLWDTINRLAPLDPKFVSVTYGAGGSTRERTHSTIARILKETALLPAAHLTCVGASRGEIDEIVDRYHEVGVRHIVGLRGDPVGGIGTPYSSHPDGYQSSADLVAGIKKRHGDIEVSVSAYPEKHPEARDFDADIDTLKAKVDAGATRAITQVFFDNDLYFRYLDRVRARGINIPIVPGIMPMHNFKQARNFVTRAGTSVPDWFAAKFEGLDDDAETRKLVAATVAAGQVQKLAKHGVDTFHFYTMNRADLVFAISHLLGIRAKSAQKAA from the coding sequence ATGACTGACGTGACGACTCCAGCGACGGCCGACGGGCACCTGAAGCGGCCTGCGATCTCTTTCGAGTTCTTTCCGCCCAAGACCGAAGAGATGGAGCGGAATCTCTGGGACACCATCAACCGGCTCGCCCCGCTCGACCCCAAATTCGTCTCGGTGACCTACGGCGCCGGCGGTTCGACCCGCGAGCGCACGCATTCGACCATCGCCCGCATCCTCAAGGAGACCGCGCTGCTGCCGGCGGCGCACCTGACCTGCGTCGGCGCCTCGCGCGGCGAGATCGACGAGATCGTCGACCGCTATCACGAGGTCGGCGTCCGCCACATCGTCGGCCTGCGCGGCGATCCCGTTGGCGGCATCGGCACGCCCTATTCCAGCCATCCCGACGGCTACCAGAGCTCCGCCGACCTCGTCGCGGGGATCAAGAAGCGGCATGGCGATATCGAGGTGTCGGTCTCCGCCTATCCCGAGAAGCACCCGGAAGCGCGCGACTTCGACGCCGACATCGACACGCTGAAGGCCAAGGTCGACGCCGGCGCGACGCGCGCGATCACGCAGGTGTTCTTCGATAACGATCTCTACTTCCGCTATCTCGACCGCGTCCGCGCCCGCGGCATCAACATCCCGATCGTGCCGGGCATCATGCCCATGCACAATTTCAAGCAGGCCCGCAATTTCGTCACCCGTGCCGGCACCTCGGTGCCGGACTGGTTCGCCGCGAAGTTCGAGGGCCTCGATGACGACGCCGAGACCCGCAAGCTGGTGGCCGCGACCGTCGCGGCCGGCCAGGTGCAGAAGCTGGCCAAGCACGGCGTCGACACCTTCCACTTCTACACCATGAACCGCGCCGATCTCGTGTTCGCGATCAGCCATTTGCTCGGCATTCGCGCCAAGAGCGCGCAGAAGGCGGCTTAA
- the metH gene encoding methionine synthase has protein sequence MTVPTSPKRTALLNAARERILVLDGAMGTMIQNLQFDEAAFRGERFKNFHRDLRGNNDLLILTQPQAIEDIHAAYLRAGADIVATNTFSTTSIAQADYDLTDIVYEMAREGARLAGNAARRVEAEDGKPRFVAGAIGPTNRTASISPDVSNPGYRAVTFDDLRKSYGEQINGMLDGGVDLLLVETIFDTLNAKAALYAIAEITEERGIDVPVMVSGTITDKSGRLLSGQMPEAFWNSVRHAKPVTIGFNCALGAEDLRAHIADIGRVADTLVCAYPNAGLPNEFGQYDETPDYTARLIGEFARDGLVNIVGGCCGTTPDHIAAIAAAVAPHKPRIVPEIEPRLRLSGLEPFVLTDAIPFVNVGERTNVTGSAKFRKLITAGDYTAALQVARDQVENGAQIIDVNMDEGLLDSEAAMVTFLNLVAAEPDIARVPVMVDSSKFSVIEAGLKCVQGKPVVNSISMKEGEEKFIHEAKIARRHGAAVVVMAFDEVGQADTFARKTEICKRAYDILVNKVGFPPEDIIFDPNIFAIATGIEEHNNYGVDFIEATRWIRQNLPGAHISGGVSNLSFSFRGNEPVREAMHSVFLYHAIKAGMDMGIVNAGQMIVYDDIDPELRQTCEDVVLNRDPSASERLLALAEKFRGKKTESKEADLAWREWPVEKRLSHSLVHGITEFIEQDTEEARKNSSRPLDVIEGPLMAGMNVVGDLFGDGKMFLPQVVKSARVMKQAVAWLMPFMEEEKARNLANGIGNEGSSSAGKIVLATVKGDVHDIGKNIVGIVLQCNNYEVIDLGVMVPAAKIVETVKVEKADIVGLSGLITPSLDEMAFFAGELQRQGLKLPLLIGGATTSRVHTAVKIDPSYRAGPVVHVNDASRAVGVASSLLSPEKRDAYAAEVRAEYAKISEAHLRAQADKKRLKLSAARANRVPVDFAANKPVKPTFLGIRSFDEYDLAELVPYIDWTPFFQTWELAGRFPAILDDAKVGEVARSLYDDARKMLDTIVREKWFRARATIGFWPANAQGDDIVLYADESRTRSIATLHTLRQQLEKREGRFNAALADFVAPAGTGVPDYVGGFVVTAGIGEDAVADRFKMANDDYSSILCKALADRLAEAFAERMHARVRREFWAYAPDEALSNQELILEKYQGIRPAPGYPAQPDHTEKATLFELLDAEATAGVKLTESFAMWPGSSVSGLYFANPESYYFGVGKIERDQVEDYAARKGMSVAETERWLAPVLNYIPSQEDKAFAATPANDEMSKDLASHPPGCTCAVHLVWQKKRAGAG, from the coding sequence ATGACCGTGCCCACCTCTCCCAAACGAACTGCCCTGCTCAATGCCGCGCGCGAACGCATCCTCGTGCTCGACGGCGCCATGGGCACGATGATCCAGAATCTCCAGTTCGACGAAGCCGCCTTCCGCGGCGAGCGTTTCAAGAATTTTCATCGCGATCTGCGCGGCAACAACGACCTCCTGATCCTGACCCAGCCGCAGGCGATCGAGGACATCCACGCCGCGTATTTGCGCGCCGGCGCCGACATCGTCGCGACCAACACCTTCTCCACAACCTCGATCGCGCAGGCCGATTACGACCTCACCGACATCGTCTACGAGATGGCGCGCGAAGGCGCCCGCCTCGCCGGCAATGCCGCAAGGCGCGTCGAAGCCGAAGACGGCAAGCCGCGCTTCGTTGCGGGTGCCATCGGACCCACCAACCGCACCGCCTCGATCTCGCCCGACGTTTCCAATCCCGGCTACCGCGCCGTCACCTTCGACGATTTGCGCAAATCCTATGGCGAGCAGATCAACGGCATGCTCGACGGCGGCGTCGACCTGCTGCTGGTCGAGACCATCTTCGACACGCTGAACGCCAAGGCGGCGCTCTACGCAATCGCCGAGATCACCGAAGAGCGCGGCATCGACGTGCCCGTGATGGTGTCGGGCACCATCACCGACAAATCCGGCCGCCTGCTCTCCGGCCAGATGCCGGAAGCCTTCTGGAATTCGGTGCGGCATGCCAAGCCCGTCACCATCGGCTTCAACTGCGCGCTCGGCGCCGAGGATCTGCGTGCGCATATCGCCGATATCGGCCGCGTCGCGGATACGCTCGTTTGCGCCTATCCCAATGCCGGCCTGCCCAACGAATTCGGCCAGTACGACGAAACGCCGGACTACACGGCCCGCCTGATCGGCGAGTTCGCACGCGACGGTCTCGTCAACATCGTCGGCGGCTGCTGCGGCACCACGCCGGACCATATCGCGGCGATCGCTGCCGCCGTGGCCCCGCACAAGCCGCGCATCGTGCCAGAGATCGAACCGCGCCTGCGGCTCTCCGGCCTCGAGCCGTTCGTGCTGACGGATGCCATTCCCTTCGTCAATGTCGGCGAGCGCACCAACGTCACGGGCTCTGCGAAATTCCGCAAGCTGATCACCGCCGGCGACTACACCGCCGCGCTCCAGGTCGCGCGCGACCAGGTCGAGAACGGCGCGCAGATCATCGACGTCAACATGGACGAGGGCCTGCTCGACTCCGAAGCGGCGATGGTGACCTTCCTCAACCTCGTCGCCGCTGAGCCCGACATCGCGCGCGTGCCCGTCATGGTCGATTCCTCGAAATTCTCAGTGATCGAGGCCGGCCTGAAATGCGTGCAGGGCAAGCCGGTGGTGAACTCGATCTCGATGAAGGAAGGCGAGGAGAAGTTCATTCACGAGGCGAAGATCGCCCGCCGTCACGGCGCGGCCGTCGTGGTGATGGCGTTCGACGAGGTCGGCCAGGCCGATACGTTCGCGCGCAAGACTGAGATCTGCAAGCGCGCCTACGACATCCTGGTGAACAAGGTCGGCTTCCCGCCGGAAGACATCATCTTCGATCCGAACATCTTTGCGATCGCCACCGGCATCGAGGAGCACAACAATTACGGGGTCGACTTCATCGAGGCGACGCGCTGGATTCGCCAGAACCTGCCGGGCGCGCACATCTCGGGCGGCGTCTCCAATCTGTCGTTCTCTTTCCGCGGCAACGAACCGGTGCGCGAGGCCATGCACTCGGTGTTCCTGTATCACGCCATCAAGGCCGGCATGGACATGGGCATCGTCAATGCCGGACAGATGATCGTCTATGACGACATCGACCCCGAGCTGCGCCAGACCTGCGAGGACGTCGTCCTCAACCGCGATCCCAGTGCATCCGAACGCCTGCTGGCGCTGGCCGAAAAATTCCGCGGCAAGAAGACGGAGAGCAAGGAAGCCGATCTCGCCTGGCGCGAATGGCCGGTGGAGAAGCGGCTGTCGCATTCGCTGGTGCACGGGATCACCGAGTTCATCGAGCAGGACACCGAAGAGGCCCGCAAGAACTCCTCGCGCCCGCTCGACGTGATCGAGGGCCCGCTGATGGCCGGCATGAACGTGGTCGGCGACCTCTTCGGCGACGGCAAGATGTTCCTGCCGCAGGTCGTGAAGTCCGCCCGCGTGATGAAGCAGGCGGTCGCCTGGCTGATGCCGTTCATGGAAGAAGAGAAGGCACGCAACCTTGCCAATGGCATCGGCAACGAGGGCTCCTCGTCCGCCGGCAAGATCGTGCTCGCGACCGTGAAGGGCGACGTCCACGACATCGGCAAGAACATCGTCGGCATTGTGCTCCAGTGCAACAATTACGAGGTCATCGATCTCGGCGTGATGGTCCCGGCGGCCAAGATCGTCGAGACCGTGAAGGTGGAGAAAGCCGACATCGTTGGTCTCTCCGGCCTGATCACGCCCTCGCTCGACGAGATGGCATTCTTTGCCGGCGAATTGCAGCGTCAAGGCCTGAAGCTGCCGCTCCTGATCGGCGGCGCCACGACCAGCCGCGTGCACACCGCGGTGAAGATCGACCCGAGCTATCGCGCCGGTCCCGTCGTGCACGTCAACGACGCCAGCCGCGCCGTCGGCGTTGCCTCCTCGCTGCTCTCGCCGGAGAAACGTGACGCTTACGCCGCCGAAGTCCGCGCCGAATACGCAAAAATCTCGGAGGCGCATCTGCGCGCGCAGGCCGACAAGAAGCGGCTGAAGCTGTCGGCCGCCCGTGCCAACCGCGTGCCGGTCGACTTTGCCGCGAACAAGCCGGTGAAGCCGACCTTCCTCGGCATCCGCAGCTTCGATGAATACGACCTCGCCGAGCTCGTACCCTATATCGACTGGACGCCGTTCTTCCAGACCTGGGAGCTCGCCGGCCGCTTCCCCGCCATTCTCGACGACGCCAAGGTGGGCGAGGTCGCGCGCTCGCTCTATGACGATGCGCGCAAGATGCTCGACACCATCGTGAGGGAGAAATGGTTCCGGGCACGTGCGACGATCGGCTTCTGGCCGGCCAACGCGCAAGGCGACGACATCGTGCTCTATGCCGACGAGAGCCGGACCAGGAGCATCGCGACGCTGCACACGCTGCGCCAGCAGCTCGAGAAGCGCGAGGGCCGTTTCAACGCGGCGCTTGCCGACTTCGTCGCGCCTGCCGGCACGGGCGTGCCCGACTATGTCGGCGGCTTCGTCGTTACCGCCGGGATCGGCGAGGATGCGGTCGCTGACCGCTTCAAAATGGCGAATGACGACTACTCCTCGATCCTTTGCAAGGCGCTGGCGGACCGCCTCGCCGAGGCCTTCGCCGAGCGCATGCATGCTCGCGTCCGCCGCGAGTTCTGGGCCTATGCACCGGACGAGGCGCTCTCCAACCAGGAGCTGATCCTCGAAAAGTATCAGGGCATCCGCCCGGCACCCGGCTATCCTGCGCAGCCCGATCACACCGAGAAGGCGACGTTGTTCGAGCTGCTCGATGCGGAAGCGACCGCCGGCGTGAAGCTGACCGAGAGCTTCGCGATGTGGCCGGGCTCGTCCGTATCGGGGCTCTATTTCGCGAACCCCGAAAGCTATTATTTCGGCGTCGGCAAGATCGAGCGCGACCAGGTCGAGGACTACGCGGCACGCAAGGGCATGAGCGTGGCGGAGACCGAGCGCTGGCTCGCGCCGGTGCTGAACTACATCCCGTCGCAAGAGGACAAGGCCTTCGCAGCAACGCCCGCGAACGACGAGATGTCGAAGGACCTCGCCTCGCATCCTCCGGGCTGCACCTGTGCGGTGCACCTCGTCTGGCAGAAGAAGCGTGCGGGCGCGGGCTAG